A region of Streptomyces sp. NBC_01750 DNA encodes the following proteins:
- a CDS encoding helix-turn-helix transcriptional regulator, with translation MARGLADFSPSALRAYRMKAYGRPTGIAMTAEELARAVGATKAQILAYENGHRVPDPPRVRALAWALKVHPWQLMNFEERNSWALADYRRGAGLRARDVVSLLGVSPKNYRRFENEGIVPSRRPRFVDEVAAALGMSLGMVERAIDQAPAVQRRQARASELVVAMAERYVPRPGPWRGPALDDPNLIELAAAYGRPVQRIRRVLTYELGELRQKQVRARRERIIADYDTDRHRQAGAQLALNRWNEIFYRNLGRMPRRLEQFHRTAQPSDVWQLLVDLYNVDATVRSDAGIWATTTLLCTDPDVLPPNMVERHTVEDIAVCRLSARGTNHVSAFAGLYAALYPGVRRPLRTVARASAKTRGPGSGPETFTLPSRAERLVVPQPLLESARMVAADTKSIIPLKLSPRFDLMVGTNSLSLVATDELFSIDAQD, from the coding sequence ATGGCACGGGGCCTGGCTGATTTCAGCCCCTCTGCGCTGCGCGCATATCGGATGAAAGCCTACGGGCGCCCGACGGGGATAGCGATGACCGCGGAGGAGCTGGCACGCGCCGTCGGGGCGACGAAAGCACAGATCCTCGCCTATGAGAACGGGCACCGAGTGCCGGACCCGCCGCGGGTGCGGGCCCTAGCCTGGGCGCTGAAGGTCCACCCGTGGCAACTCATGAACTTTGAAGAGCGCAACTCGTGGGCGCTTGCGGACTACCGGCGTGGTGCCGGGCTGCGGGCGCGGGACGTGGTGAGCCTTCTCGGGGTTTCCCCCAAGAACTACCGCAGGTTCGAGAACGAGGGCATCGTGCCGAGTCGTCGTCCCCGGTTCGTGGACGAGGTCGCCGCTGCTCTGGGCATGTCTCTGGGGATGGTGGAGCGGGCTATCGACCAGGCGCCGGCGGTGCAGCGCCGTCAGGCTCGAGCATCCGAACTGGTCGTGGCTATGGCCGAACGCTATGTGCCCAGGCCTGGCCCGTGGCGGGGGCCCGCCCTCGATGACCCGAACCTGATCGAACTGGCTGCGGCGTACGGCCGCCCCGTGCAGCGGATACGTCGCGTCCTCACCTATGAACTGGGCGAACTGCGGCAGAAGCAGGTGCGCGCCCGACGCGAGCGCATCATCGCGGACTACGACACCGACCGTCACCGGCAGGCGGGTGCACAACTAGCCCTGAACCGCTGGAACGAGATTTTCTACAGAAACCTGGGCAGGATGCCACGGCGCCTGGAGCAGTTCCACCGAACCGCTCAGCCGTCAGACGTCTGGCAGCTTCTGGTCGACCTCTACAACGTCGACGCCACGGTGCGCTCCGATGCGGGTATTTGGGCGACCACTACGCTCCTATGCACGGACCCCGACGTGCTGCCGCCAAATATGGTCGAGCGTCACACCGTTGAGGACATCGCGGTCTGTCGCCTCTCTGCCCGGGGGACGAATCACGTCAGCGCCTTCGCTGGGCTGTACGCGGCGCTCTACCCGGGCGTCCGCCGGCCCCTCCGCACGGTGGCCCGCGCCAGTGCGAAGACGCGCGGACCCGGCAGCGGACCGGAGACGTTCACGCTGCCGAGTCGTGCCGAGCGCCTGGTGGTGCCCCAGCCGCTTCTTGAATCCGCGCGCATGGTGGCGGCGGATACCAAGAGCATCATCCCCTTGAAGCTGAGTCCCCGGTTCGACCTCATGGTGGGCACGAACTCTCTGTCGCTGGTCGCCACCGACGAGCTGTTCTCCATCGATGCCCAGGACTGA
- a CDS encoding PP2C family protein-serine/threonine phosphatase, whose product MEGEQKPCTIGVDRSEGFGERLLGALLDRAHEMPPELIAPLVAEVVSRIGGRNLSILLQDYEQMFLVPLPGRRLTVGDLQPVEDSPAGTAFLNRKTVEVPHDGSVRMYLPLLDGSDQIGVMAVTLESVDDDDRRLLRRLAGLVADVIVTKDAYTDMFFQARRRAPMNVAAEIQWSLLPPLSMSVPQVELAGILEPAYDVAGDSFDYALNGDILHVAMIDAMGHGLDAATMATVAIGAYRHTRRANTDLSQVYEFMDRAIHEQFGPDHFVTAQMMSLNIATGHMQWVNAGHPAPLLIRDRAVADRLESPTTLPVGFGGEQPQVSERMLEPGDRFLCFTDGLIEERQAGGEQFGEEQLIEITNLVVRDHTAVRAVARALSHALKLERGGVTSDDATLLLIEWRGGDADHLATLD is encoded by the coding sequence ATGGAAGGCGAGCAAAAGCCGTGCACGATCGGAGTGGACCGATCGGAGGGATTCGGTGAGCGGTTGCTGGGCGCGCTGCTGGACCGGGCTCACGAGATGCCGCCAGAGCTCATTGCCCCGCTCGTCGCGGAAGTGGTGTCCAGGATCGGTGGCCGGAACCTCTCCATCCTCCTGCAGGACTACGAGCAAATGTTCCTGGTGCCGCTGCCGGGCCGGCGGCTGACCGTAGGTGACCTCCAACCGGTCGAGGACTCCCCCGCCGGCACGGCGTTCTTGAACCGCAAAACCGTGGAAGTGCCACATGACGGCAGTGTGCGGATGTATCTGCCGCTGCTGGACGGCAGTGACCAGATCGGGGTAATGGCCGTCACTCTGGAGAGTGTCGATGACGACGACCGTCGACTGCTGCGCAGACTCGCCGGTCTGGTGGCCGACGTGATCGTCACCAAGGACGCGTACACCGACATGTTCTTCCAGGCGCGCCGCCGCGCCCCGATGAACGTGGCCGCCGAGATCCAGTGGTCGCTGCTGCCCCCGCTGTCGATGAGCGTCCCGCAGGTTGAGTTGGCCGGAATCCTGGAGCCCGCCTACGACGTCGCCGGCGACAGCTTCGACTACGCCCTCAACGGCGACATCCTGCACGTGGCCATGATTGATGCGATGGGCCACGGTCTGGACGCCGCGACCATGGCGACGGTGGCCATTGGCGCCTACCGCCACACCCGACGCGCCAATACCGACCTGTCCCAGGTGTACGAGTTCATGGACAGGGCCATCCACGAGCAGTTCGGGCCCGACCACTTCGTCACCGCGCAGATGATGAGTCTGAACATTGCCACGGGCCATATGCAATGGGTCAACGCCGGCCACCCGGCACCACTGCTGATCCGCGACCGCGCCGTTGCTGATCGGCTGGAGAGCCCGACCACGCTGCCGGTCGGCTTCGGCGGTGAGCAGCCGCAAGTCAGCGAGCGGATGCTGGAGCCCGGGGACCGGTTCCTGTGCTTCACCGACGGCCTGATCGAGGAGCGCCAAGCCGGCGGGGAACAGTTCGGTGAGGAACAACTCATCGAGATCACCAACCTCGTCGTCCGTGACCACACGGCGGTGCGGGCGGTGGCGCGCGCGCTGTCCCACGCGCTGAAACTGGAACGAGGCGGCGTCACCAGCGACGACGCGACCCTCCTCCTCATCGAGTGGCGCGGTGGCGACGCCGATCATCTCGCCACCCTCGACTGA
- a CDS encoding PRC-barrel domain-containing protein, translating into MIQAADIREWRNHDVVDEKQHKIGVLEAVYVDTTTDEPAVATVRTGLLSRQRLVFVPLNEAILGPGYLKVSYAKGLVRKAPSIGTDDVLPAEQEEAIFQHYGMTYQPGANGERQLARR; encoded by the coding sequence ATGATCCAGGCAGCCGACATCCGCGAGTGGCGCAACCACGATGTCGTCGACGAGAAGCAGCACAAGATCGGCGTGCTCGAAGCGGTCTACGTGGACACCACCACCGACGAACCGGCCGTGGCCACCGTCCGGACCGGACTGCTCAGCCGCCAGCGCCTGGTCTTCGTCCCCCTCAACGAGGCCATCCTCGGCCCGGGCTACCTCAAGGTCTCCTACGCCAAGGGACTGGTGAGGAAGGCGCCTTCGATCGGCACGGACGACGTCCTGCCCGCCGAGCAGGAGGAAGCGATCTTCCAGCACTACGGCATGACCTACCAGCCAGGCGCCAACGGCGAACGGCAACTCGCGCGCCGCTGA
- a CDS encoding DUF5994 family protein, whose protein sequence is MTGTILHTPAVEDRTSSLPLRLMLAPAANTAALLDGAWWPRSRDLTAELPALTAALDPLWGRITRVTVNPTFWSVIPRKVPVAGHVVHVGWFKAEQDPHKLLLLSYTTGRWDLLVIPPEVGPGTAARLMAAATDPTRSLTASALIQEAEFFRVAAEADWDSTREMVWDSEGGHGAGRPAGSPVQEVIAQVTDPAEGM, encoded by the coding sequence ATGACAGGGACCATTTTGCATACGCCTGCGGTCGAAGACCGGACCTCTTCGCTGCCCCTCCGACTCATGCTGGCGCCGGCCGCCAACACTGCGGCACTGCTCGACGGTGCGTGGTGGCCCCGCTCCCGCGATCTGACGGCGGAACTTCCCGCGCTGACGGCTGCACTCGACCCGCTGTGGGGGCGGATCACCCGCGTCACGGTGAACCCCACGTTCTGGTCGGTCATCCCACGGAAGGTGCCCGTCGCCGGGCATGTGGTGCATGTGGGTTGGTTCAAGGCCGAGCAAGACCCCCACAAACTGCTGCTGCTCTCCTACACCACCGGCCGTTGGGACCTGCTGGTGATCCCACCTGAGGTCGGTCCTGGCACAGCCGCCCGGCTGATGGCCGCGGCCACTGACCCAACGCGCAGTCTCACAGCGAGCGCCTTGATCCAGGAGGCGGAGTTCTTCCGCGTCGCAGCGGAGGCCGACTGGGATTCGACCCGGGAGATGGTCTGGGACTCCGAAGGCGGCCATGGAGCAGGCCGCCCGGCAGGTTCACCTGTCCAAGAAGTCATTGCTCAGGTAACGGATCCGGCGGAAGGGATGTGA
- a CDS encoding DUF5994 family protein, whose amino-acid sequence MTGDSSIPTPLLLLEDTSDQPIVPGAAVLRMETTSSRVGLFDGAWWPSSRDIETQLPGLITALTARLGPIASVGLDASAWNHAPGHLTIDDRTIHIDWSAVDDNTMIITRGPQDHFSFLVIPTQAAASAARAAMAMAVQDSNCRSAEQILTVTGVTPA is encoded by the coding sequence ATGACTGGCGATTCCAGCATCCCGACTCCACTCCTGCTTCTCGAGGACACCAGCGATCAGCCGATAGTTCCCGGCGCGGCTGTGCTGAGGATGGAGACGACCTCCAGCCGGGTGGGGTTGTTCGACGGCGCATGGTGGCCGAGTTCCCGTGACATCGAAACCCAACTGCCCGGCCTGATCACCGCCCTGACTGCCCGACTGGGCCCCATCGCAAGCGTCGGCCTGGACGCGAGCGCCTGGAACCACGCTCCGGGCCACCTGACCATCGATGACCGCACGATCCATATCGACTGGTCCGCCGTCGACGACAACACAATGATCATCACTCGCGGGCCTCAGGACCACTTCTCCTTCCTGGTGATCCCGACACAGGCCGCCGCATCGGCCGCACGCGCCGCGATGGCCATGGCCGTACAGGACAGCAACTGCAGATCGGCAGAACAGATCCTCACCGTCACCGGCGTCACGCCCGCCTAG
- a CDS encoding zinc-binding dehydrogenase: MRVVQEEQGALGVRALLDPDQQRAADQQHRIAGHRREGPSVATKSRQGGRRCLRRIADRVAAGTYRVPVEAAFPLERASEAHERLHRRSTRDKIVLTVA; the protein is encoded by the coding sequence TTGCGAGTCGTCCAGGAGGAGCAGGGCGCACTCGGGGTTCGCGCACTCCTTGACCCGGACCAGCAGAGGGCCGCTGACCAGCAGCACCGCATCGCGGGCCACCGTCGCGAGGGCCCGAGCGTGGCGACGAAGTCCAGGCAGGGGGGCCGCCGATGCCTGCGGCGGATAGCCGACCGGGTCGCCGCCGGTACCTACCGCGTTCCGGTGGAGGCGGCGTTCCCGCTGGAGCGGGCGAGTGAGGCCCATGAGCGCCTGCACCGGCGCAGCACGCGGGACAAGATCGTGCTCACGGTCGCGTAG
- a CDS encoding CGNR zinc finger domain-containing protein, which produces MDDSQARRRRWCSMERCGNLAKVAEYRSRTRNRS; this is translated from the coding sequence CTGGACGACTCGCAAGCCCGCCGACGCCGCTGGTGCTCCATGGAACGCTGCGGCAACCTCGCGAAAGTCGCCGAATACCGCTCCCGTACACGCAACAGATCCTGA
- a CDS encoding NAD(P)/FAD-dependent oxidoreductase — MSKHVYDAVVVGARCAGAPTAMLLARRGYRVLVVDRATFPSDTVSTHLVHPPGLAALDSWGLLPQVIASGCPAIDTYSFDFGHFTIEGSPAGNGFRAAYAPRRTVLDKILIDAAAESGAEVREGFTVENLVIEGDTVTGIRGHSAGGRSVTEYARVVVGADGINSLVAKAVGAVRYAEKPKLQCSYYSYWTGLPMEGRFETYVRPDRAFAAWPTNDDRTVVICGLPIRDFEANRADIEAGYLATMALVPSFAERAGSAARVERLVGMAVPNFFRQPYGPGWALVGDAGYLKDFITAQGIQDAFRDAELCARALDETFTGSRTFDAAMHDYQESRDTQVMPMYEFTAELAALDPPPPELQQLLGAVSQSRPAMDAFARVAAGVTSPADFFSDESVDRIMGAAMLSG; from the coding sequence ATGTCGAAACACGTTTACGACGCCGTGGTCGTCGGGGCCCGCTGCGCCGGCGCACCCACAGCGATGCTCCTGGCCCGCCGGGGCTACCGGGTGCTTGTGGTCGACAGGGCGACGTTCCCGAGCGACACGGTCTCCACTCACCTCGTCCATCCGCCAGGACTCGCCGCACTGGACAGCTGGGGACTTCTGCCCCAGGTGATCGCGAGCGGCTGCCCGGCGATCGACACCTACTCCTTCGACTTCGGGCACTTCACCATCGAGGGATCGCCGGCCGGCAATGGGTTCCGGGCCGCGTACGCACCGCGCCGTACGGTCCTGGACAAGATCCTGATCGATGCAGCGGCCGAGTCGGGCGCGGAGGTGCGCGAAGGCTTCACCGTCGAGAACCTCGTGATCGAGGGGGACACCGTCACGGGGATCAGGGGCCACAGCGCGGGCGGGAGGAGCGTCACGGAGTACGCCCGGGTCGTCGTCGGGGCCGACGGCATCAACTCACTGGTCGCGAAGGCCGTCGGCGCCGTCCGGTACGCCGAGAAGCCGAAGCTCCAGTGCAGCTACTACTCCTACTGGACGGGGCTGCCGATGGAAGGGCGGTTCGAGACCTACGTACGGCCCGACCGGGCATTCGCCGCATGGCCCACCAATGACGACCGGACCGTCGTCATCTGCGGGCTGCCGATCCGCGACTTCGAGGCCAACCGTGCGGACATCGAGGCCGGTTACCTGGCCACCATGGCGCTGGTCCCGTCGTTCGCCGAACGGGCCGGCTCGGCCGCTCGTGTGGAACGACTTGTCGGAATGGCGGTGCCCAATTTCTTCCGGCAGCCGTACGGACCCGGCTGGGCACTGGTCGGCGACGCCGGCTACCTCAAGGACTTCATCACCGCCCAGGGCATTCAGGACGCGTTCAGGGACGCGGAACTGTGTGCGCGGGCGCTCGACGAGACCTTCACCGGCAGCCGGACGTTCGACGCGGCCATGCATGACTACCAGGAGAGCAGGGACACCCAGGTCATGCCGATGTACGAGTTCACCGCCGAGCTCGCTGCGCTGGATCCGCCACCGCCCGAGCTGCAGCAACTGCTCGGTGCGGTGTCGCAGAGCCGTCCGGCGATGGACGCCTTCGCCAGAGTGGCGGCCGGTGTCACGTCGCCGGCGGACTTCTTCTCGGACGAAAGCGTGGACCGGATCATGGGCGCGGCGATGTTGAGCGGGTGA
- a CDS encoding helix-turn-helix transcriptional regulator: protein MHSVAARQSAGEALSRHAWGDAYTVLSAADGQHPLDPDDLERLALAAHMTGRDTESDEVWARAHHAWLSRGEVPRAVRCVFWLGLDLVLSGEWSRSTGWMARGRRLLDAERPGCVEEGYLLALEGLQSHFSGDTANAKAVAERALACATRFGDRDLLAFAMVTVGESLIRLGEVGEGVELLDEAMVAVTAGEVSPVVSGLAYCAVIAACHEIFDLRRAREWTAELSRWCASQQRVVPYRGVCLAHRIEIMRLHGDWADALDEAGHACRWLRSMPTARSADAAYYQLGELHRLLGEHGKADQAYREASRLGHTAQPGLALVLLAAGDVRAAVHAIRTALDGAGDQASRCRILPAYIEIMLAAGRTEDARTAEEELAAVAETLDAPLLNAISAQAKGSVLLAAGEARGAQAVLGRAVATFRELDAPYDAARARLLIGLSCRETGDEITARLEIEAAKSVFRELGAAPDLLRAEQLALKAETRAASLLTAREREVLRHLAVGKSNRAIADDLFLSEKTVARHLSNIFVKLGVSSRSAATAYAHQHGLV from the coding sequence ATGCACTCAGTCGCAGCGCGGCAGTCTGCCGGCGAAGCACTGTCGCGGCACGCGTGGGGGGATGCGTACACGGTCCTGTCGGCGGCCGACGGGCAGCATCCGCTCGATCCCGACGACCTCGAGCGGCTCGCGCTTGCCGCCCACATGACCGGTAGAGATACCGAGAGCGACGAGGTGTGGGCGAGGGCCCACCATGCCTGGCTGAGCCGCGGCGAGGTGCCGCGGGCCGTCCGGTGCGTGTTCTGGCTGGGCCTCGACCTGGTGTTGAGCGGTGAGTGGTCCCGCAGTACGGGCTGGATGGCAAGGGGACGCCGGCTGCTCGATGCCGAGCGGCCTGGCTGCGTGGAGGAGGGATATCTGCTGGCCCTGGAAGGCCTGCAGAGTCACTTCTCCGGGGATACGGCCAACGCCAAGGCCGTCGCCGAGCGGGCTCTGGCGTGTGCGACGCGGTTCGGGGACCGCGACCTGCTGGCCTTCGCCATGGTCACCGTCGGCGAGAGCCTGATCCGGCTCGGTGAGGTGGGAGAAGGGGTCGAGCTCCTGGACGAGGCTATGGTCGCGGTGACGGCCGGCGAGGTGTCCCCGGTCGTCTCCGGACTCGCGTACTGCGCGGTGATCGCGGCCTGTCATGAGATCTTCGACCTGCGCCGGGCCCGCGAGTGGACGGCCGAGCTGTCCCGATGGTGTGCGTCGCAGCAGAGGGTGGTGCCGTACCGCGGTGTGTGCCTGGCGCACCGTATCGAGATCATGCGGTTGCACGGCGACTGGGCGGACGCTCTGGACGAGGCCGGCCACGCGTGCCGCTGGCTGCGCTCCATGCCGACCGCACGGTCCGCCGACGCCGCCTACTACCAGCTCGGTGAGCTCCACCGGCTGCTCGGCGAGCACGGGAAGGCGGACCAGGCCTACCGTGAGGCCAGCAGACTCGGACACACCGCCCAGCCGGGACTGGCGCTGGTGCTCCTTGCCGCGGGAGATGTACGAGCCGCCGTACACGCGATCCGTACGGCGCTCGACGGCGCCGGCGACCAGGCGTCGCGGTGCCGGATCCTGCCGGCCTACATCGAGATCATGCTGGCCGCGGGCAGGACTGAGGACGCACGGACCGCCGAAGAGGAACTGGCCGCGGTGGCCGAGACCCTGGACGCTCCCCTGCTGAACGCGATCAGCGCGCAGGCGAAGGGGTCGGTGCTGCTGGCCGCCGGTGAGGCGCGCGGCGCGCAGGCGGTGCTCGGCCGTGCCGTGGCGACCTTCCGCGAACTCGACGCACCGTACGACGCCGCGCGGGCCCGGCTGCTGATCGGGCTGTCCTGCAGGGAGACCGGCGACGAGATCACCGCCCGGCTGGAGATCGAGGCCGCCAAATCCGTCTTCCGGGAGCTGGGCGCCGCTCCGGACCTGCTTCGTGCCGAGCAGCTTGCCCTCAAGGCGGAGACCAGAGCGGCGAGTCTGCTCACGGCGCGCGAGCGGGAAGTACTGCGTCATCTGGCGGTGGGGAAGTCGAACCGGGCCATCGCGGACGACCTGTTCCTGAGCGAGAAGACGGTCGCCCGTCACCTCAGCAACATCTTCGTCAAGCTCGGCGTCTCATCGCGCTCGGCGGCCACGGCGTACGCCCATCAGCACGGTCTGGTCTGA
- a CDS encoding HhH-GPD-type base excision DNA repair protein — protein MSPTIHLAQQPEADELLSRSPLAALIGMLLDQQVPMEWAFSGPYTIAQRMGADDLDAARIAAYDPDAFAELLKEKPAVHRYPGSMAKRVQQLCQYLADEYDGDASAVWRDVETGEELLARLKALPGYGEQKAKIFLALLGKQFGVQPRGWREAAGAYGEKGYRSAADITGPESLAKVREHKQEMKRAAKAAKKA, from the coding sequence ATGAGCCCCACGATTCATCTCGCCCAGCAGCCCGAGGCCGACGAGCTGCTCAGCCGCAGTCCGCTCGCCGCGCTGATCGGCATGCTGCTCGACCAGCAGGTCCCGATGGAGTGGGCGTTCTCCGGCCCTTACACCATCGCGCAGCGCATGGGCGCCGACGATCTCGATGCAGCCCGGATCGCCGCGTACGACCCGGATGCCTTCGCCGAGCTGCTGAAGGAGAAGCCCGCCGTCCACCGCTATCCGGGAAGCATGGCCAAGCGGGTGCAGCAGCTGTGCCAGTACCTGGCCGACGAGTACGACGGCGACGCGAGCGCCGTCTGGCGTGATGTGGAGACCGGGGAGGAACTGCTGGCGCGGCTGAAGGCGCTGCCCGGCTACGGCGAGCAGAAGGCGAAGATCTTCCTGGCGCTGCTGGGCAAGCAGTTCGGGGTACAGCCCAGGGGATGGCGCGAGGCGGCCGGAGCGTACGGCGAGAAGGGCTACCGCTCGGCGGCCGACATCACCGGTCCCGAGTCACTCGCCAAGGTGCGCGAGCACAAGCAGGAGATGAAACGCGCCGCCAAGGCGGCGAAGAAGGCCTGA
- a CDS encoding M28 family metallopeptidase: MGRTSVKATHRRAVATLAAAALATPLLLASASPSAARQNPGEQAAKDAAKLARKLVEKSSAEDAFQHLKKFQQIADTTDGNRAAGTLGHDASAAYVYQQLKKYGYDVSYQQFDFIYTETQVEKFSVISPAPRAVEIKAMTYTKSTPVGGIKASLAAVPVDATTGCEPADYASGTFTGKIALIKRGGCTFGEKQAAAAGAGAVGAVIYNNTDGALSGTLGDPATGRIPTGGITRAEGEQLATDVAKGPVDISFEIRQLQQKRSTNNVIAETRGGNAANTVMLGAHLDSVTAGPGINDNGSGSAGLLEVAQELAKSKAKPANKVRFAWWSAEENGLLGSEAYVAQLSSLGKKEIKLYLNFDMIASPNYGLFVYDGDDSDGVGSGPGPAGSAQLERDINEFLDKQGKPHEGTDFTGRSDYGPFIEVGIPSGGTFTGAEGIKTAAQAAKFGGTAGVAYDSCYHAKCDNISNIDMKAFAVNIGVIAHAVGTYAHDLSSLRKPVVTVPTGGEAGSGGGLHDGHDHDVTE, translated from the coding sequence ATGGGAAGGACCTCTGTGAAGGCAACCCATCGCAGAGCCGTGGCCACTCTGGCCGCAGCCGCACTCGCGACCCCGCTCCTGCTGGCATCCGCCTCCCCCTCCGCAGCCCGCCAGAACCCCGGCGAACAGGCGGCCAAGGACGCAGCGAAGCTCGCCAGGAAACTGGTCGAGAAGTCGTCCGCCGAGGACGCGTTCCAGCACCTGAAGAAGTTCCAGCAGATAGCCGACACCACCGACGGCAACCGCGCCGCCGGGACGCTCGGGCACGACGCCTCCGCCGCGTACGTCTATCAGCAGCTGAAGAAGTACGGCTACGACGTCTCGTACCAGCAGTTCGACTTCATCTACACCGAGACGCAGGTCGAGAAGTTCTCCGTGATCTCGCCCGCGCCGCGCGCCGTCGAGATCAAGGCGATGACGTACACCAAGTCCACTCCGGTGGGCGGCATCAAGGCCTCTCTGGCCGCCGTGCCGGTGGATGCGACCACCGGCTGCGAGCCGGCCGACTACGCCTCGGGGACCTTCACCGGAAAGATCGCGCTGATCAAGCGCGGCGGCTGCACCTTCGGCGAGAAGCAGGCCGCCGCGGCCGGTGCCGGCGCGGTCGGCGCGGTCATTTACAACAACACCGACGGCGCGCTGTCGGGCACCCTCGGCGACCCGGCCACCGGCCGGATACCGACCGGCGGAATCACCAGGGCCGAGGGCGAGCAGCTCGCCACCGACGTCGCCAAGGGCCCGGTGGACATCTCCTTCGAGATCCGCCAGCTGCAGCAGAAGCGCTCCACCAACAACGTCATCGCGGAGACCCGTGGCGGCAACGCCGCCAACACCGTGATGCTCGGCGCGCACCTCGACTCGGTCACTGCGGGCCCCGGCATCAACGACAACGGCTCCGGCTCTGCCGGACTCCTCGAAGTCGCCCAGGAACTGGCCAAGTCCAAGGCAAAGCCGGCCAACAAGGTCCGCTTCGCATGGTGGTCGGCGGAGGAGAACGGCCTGCTCGGCTCGGAGGCGTACGTCGCCCAGCTGAGCTCGCTGGGCAAGAAGGAGATCAAGCTCTACCTGAACTTCGACATGATCGCCTCGCCGAACTACGGGCTCTTCGTCTACGACGGCGACGACTCCGACGGCGTGGGCTCGGGCCCCGGCCCGGCCGGCTCGGCCCAACTCGAGCGTGACATCAACGAGTTCCTCGACAAGCAGGGCAAGCCGCACGAGGGCACCGACTTCACGGGCCGCTCGGACTACGGCCCGTTCATCGAGGTCGGCATCCCGTCCGGAGGTACGTTCACGGGCGCCGAGGGCATCAAGACGGCGGCCCAGGCAGCGAAGTTCGGCGGCACGGCCGGGGTGGCGTACGACTCCTGCTACCACGCCAAGTGCGACAACATCAGCAACATCGACATGAAGGCGTTCGCCGTCAACATCGGCGTCATCGCCCATGCGGTGGGCACGTACGCCCACGACCTGAGCTCGCTGCGCAAGCCGGTCGTCACGGTCCCGACGGGTGGTGAAGCAGGCAGCGGCGGCGGCCTGCACGACGGTCACGACCACGACGTGACCGAGTAG
- a CDS encoding type II toxin-antitoxin system VapB family antitoxin: protein MIFKRIGNGRPYPDHGRESTRQWADVAPRPVRLDQLVTTKGQLDLETLLAEDSTFYGDLFAHVVKWQGDLYLEDGLHRAVRAALQQRQVLHARVLELG from the coding sequence GTGATCTTCAAGCGCATCGGTAACGGGCGGCCGTATCCCGACCATGGCCGGGAAAGCACCCGGCAGTGGGCGGATGTCGCGCCGCGCCCGGTCCGCCTCGATCAGCTCGTGACCACCAAGGGCCAGCTGGACCTGGAAACGCTGCTCGCCGAGGACTCCACGTTTTACGGCGACCTCTTCGCCCATGTCGTGAAGTGGCAGGGCGACCTCTATCTGGAGGACGGCCTGCACCGCGCCGTGCGTGCGGCGCTGCAGCAGCGCCAGGTACTGCACGCCCGCGTTCTCGAACTGGGCTGA
- a CDS encoding LytR C-terminal domain-containing protein, with the protein MSMLTPPGMGGKYRITGDTYPRMRRPRNRRRIVTAVIAGAVALGLAGWGTLQLIDVFAGDSKTSAGSRKTDCKPAPGLSAAPPAPKPGQITVNVYNATPRGGLAKAAADELKRRGFAIGKVGNAPAAYDKKVPGTAILLGAPNAYEGAFRVLGTQLRGSLLKTDTRETADVDLIIGTAFKTLDAKKDADAALATLANPAPAPSRKC; encoded by the coding sequence ATGAGCATGCTCACTCCCCCCGGCATGGGCGGAAAGTACCGCATCACGGGCGACACTTACCCGCGTATGCGTCGCCCTCGCAACCGCCGCAGGATCGTCACCGCGGTCATCGCCGGGGCAGTCGCCCTCGGCCTGGCCGGCTGGGGAACGCTGCAGCTCATCGACGTCTTCGCGGGCGACTCCAAGACATCCGCGGGCAGCCGCAAGACGGACTGCAAGCCCGCGCCGGGGCTGTCGGCCGCGCCCCCGGCGCCCAAGCCGGGCCAGATCACGGTGAACGTCTACAACGCGACCCCGCGCGGCGGCCTCGCCAAGGCGGCGGCCGACGAGCTGAAAAGACGCGGCTTCGCCATCGGCAAGGTGGGCAACGCCCCGGCGGCGTACGACAAGAAGGTCCCGGGCACGGCCATACTGCTGGGCGCTCCCAACGCGTACGAGGGCGCCTTCCGCGTGCTCGGCACCCAGCTCCGGGGCAGCCTGCTGAAGACCGACACCCGCGAGACGGCGGATGTCGACCTGATCATCGGCACGGCGTTCAAGACCCTGGATGCGAAGAAGGACGCCGACGCGGCTCTGGCCACCCTGGCCAATCCCGCTCCGGCGCCCTCCAGGAAGTGCTGA